In one window of Leptospira sp. GIMC2001 DNA:
- a CDS encoding acyl carrier protein: protein MSESEIMEKVINILSPYAKNKEALKNATTDTSILKELEVNSSRLVDIIIAFEDEFDIEVGDGDADKVTTIGAAVGLIKSKI from the coding sequence ATGAGTGAATCAGAAATCATGGAAAAAGTAATCAATATTCTTTCTCCTTACGCAAAAAACAAAGAAGCATTAAAAAATGCGACAACAGATACAAGTATTCTTAAAGAACTTGAAGTCAATTCTAGTCGCTTGGTTGACATCATCATTGCATTTGAAGATGAATTTGATATCGAAGTGGGAGATGGCGATGCTGACAAAGTTACAACCATAGGTGCTGCTGTAGGTTTAATCAAATCCAAAATTTGA